A single region of the Pontimicrobium sp. SW4 genome encodes:
- a CDS encoding heme-binding domain-containing protein, which translates to MKLLKKILLLLLIAFVIAQFFGPDKNEGDLTSIEPFLTETNPPEDVKLILKESCLDCHSSNTRYPWYNTITPVNYWLDSHVKDGKKHFNVSDWKDASLKKRDHKFEELIEMVEKKEMPLPSYTWTHSEAKLTDDQRASIVAWGKKVRAMYAEQKAVAE; encoded by the coding sequence ATGAAGCTTCTAAAAAAAATATTATTACTGCTTTTAATTGCATTTGTTATTGCTCAGTTTTTTGGACCAGATAAGAACGAAGGAGACCTTACTTCAATCGAACCTTTTTTAACTGAAACCAATCCACCAGAAGATGTGAAATTAATTTTGAAAGAATCTTGTTTAGATTGTCATAGTTCAAACACACGATACCCTTGGTATAATACTATTACACCTGTAAATTATTGGCTTGATAGTCACGTAAAGGACGGCAAAAAACATTTTAATGTGTCTGATTGGAAAGATGCTTCTCTAAAAAAAAGAGATCATAAATTTGAGGAACTCATAGAAATGGTCGAAAAGAAAGAAATGCCCTTACCATCGTATACATGGACACATTCTGAAGCAAAACTTACCGATGATCAACGTGCAAGCATTGTTGCTTGGGGAAAAAAGGTAAGAGCCATGTATGCAGAACAAAAAGCGGTTGCGGAATAG
- a CDS encoding nuclear transport factor 2 family protein translates to MKLSYYLLCLVFIIGFSCKENKAVDKKEETLEISIKENETQMKALMQKHLDAVSNKDIETLKSTMSPKGYMRLILPQSEIMEGVDAFIKYHIDWFAVDNGWTFETKILETKVGATLGMAIIEIVYREPDRNGEPYFNRMVVSYVLEKTDGNWYVIKDHASSVEKSTDKTE, encoded by the coding sequence ATGAAATTATCCTATTACTTGTTATGTTTAGTATTTATTATTGGTTTCTCTTGTAAAGAGAACAAAGCGGTTGATAAAAAAGAAGAAACTCTGGAGATAAGTATTAAAGAGAATGAAACTCAAATGAAAGCGTTGATGCAAAAGCATTTGGATGCCGTAAGCAATAAGGATATTGAAACATTAAAGTCTACCATGTCTCCAAAAGGGTATATGCGACTTATTTTACCACAATCTGAAATCATGGAAGGTGTTGATGCTTTTATTAAGTATCACATAGATTGGTTTGCTGTAGATAATGGCTGGACTTTTGAAACTAAAATTTTGGAAACCAAAGTAGGAGCCACCTTAGGGATGGCAATTATAGAAATTGTTTATAGAGAACCTGATAGAAATGGCGAACCGTATTTTAATAGAATGGTTGTAAGCTATGTGCTTGAAAAAACAGATGGTAATTGGTATGTTATAAAAGACCATGCGAGTTCTGTAGAAAAATCTACTGATAAAACTGAATAA
- the purB gene encoding adenylosuccinate lyase — translation MSLSMLNAISPIDGRYRSKTESLAPYFSEEALIKYRVQVEIEYFIALCEIPLPQLKDFNTDLFDELRNIYRNFSSENALAIKDIEKVTNHDVKAVEYFIKEKFDALSISQYKEFIHFGLTSQDINNTAVPLSIKEAMNDVYVPEYFTILNRLQELATDWKDIPMLARTHGQPASPTRLGKEIEVFVVRLKEQFNLLNDIPSAAKFGGATGNFNAHHVAYSNIDWKDFGGKFVQEKLGLYHSFPTTQIEHYDHMAALFDCLKRINTILIDLDRDIWTYVSMDYFKQKIKKGEVGSSAMPHKVNPIDFENSEGNLGIANAIFEHLSAKLPISRLQRDLTDSTVLRNVGVPFGHTLIGFKSTLKGLNKLLLNEPKFAEDLENNWAVAAEAIQTILRREGYPNPYEALKGLTRTNEAITQQSIANFIDTLEVSDTIKNELKAITPSNYTGI, via the coding sequence ATGTCTTTATCAATGCTCAATGCCATTTCTCCAATAGATGGTCGTTATAGAAGTAAAACTGAATCTTTAGCGCCTTATTTTTCTGAAGAAGCACTTATAAAATATCGCGTTCAAGTAGAAATTGAATACTTTATTGCACTTTGTGAAATTCCTCTACCTCAACTAAAAGATTTTAATACTGATTTATTTGATGAATTGCGAAACATTTATAGAAACTTTTCTTCTGAAAATGCTTTAGCAATAAAAGATATAGAAAAAGTAACAAACCACGATGTAAAAGCGGTTGAGTATTTTATTAAAGAAAAATTTGATGCGTTAAGCATCTCACAATACAAGGAGTTTATTCATTTTGGATTAACCTCTCAAGACATCAATAATACTGCAGTACCGTTAAGTATTAAAGAGGCTATGAACGATGTTTATGTCCCTGAATACTTCACTATTTTAAATCGTTTACAAGAATTAGCAACAGACTGGAAAGATATACCAATGCTAGCAAGAACTCATGGTCAGCCAGCATCTCCAACACGTTTAGGAAAGGAAATAGAAGTATTTGTGGTACGATTAAAAGAACAATTTAATTTATTGAACGATATACCAAGTGCTGCTAAATTTGGGGGAGCCACAGGTAATTTTAATGCACATCATGTAGCTTACTCTAATATTGATTGGAAAGATTTTGGAGGTAAATTTGTGCAAGAAAAACTAGGATTATATCACTCGTTCCCAACGACGCAAATTGAACACTACGACCACATGGCTGCTTTGTTTGATTGCTTAAAACGTATTAACACTATTCTAATAGATTTAGATAGAGATATTTGGACCTATGTATCTATGGACTACTTTAAGCAGAAAATTAAAAAAGGGGAAGTTGGTAGTAGCGCTATGCCACATAAAGTAAACCCTATTGATTTTGAAAATAGTGAAGGTAACTTAGGTATAGCTAATGCTATTTTTGAGCATCTTTCAGCTAAATTACCTATCTCTCGCTTACAACGTGATCTTACGGATAGTACTGTTTTACGTAATGTTGGTGTGCCATTTGGACATACATTAATTGGTTTTAAATCTACTTTAAAAGGATTAAATAAACTACTACTAAACGAACCTAAGTTTGCTGAAGATTTAGAAAACAATTGGGCTGTAGCTGCTGAAGCTATTCAAACCATTTTAAGACGTGAAGGCTATCCAAACCCTTACGAAGCCCTAAAAGGCTTAACTAGAACTAATGAAGCAATTACGCAACAATCTATAGCCAATTTTATTGACACTTTAGAAGTTAGCGATACTATTAAAAATGAACTTAAAGCCATTACACCAAGTAATTATACTGGTATTTAA
- a CDS encoding glycosyltransferase → MPKLLIIGFVWPEPKSSAAGSRMMQLINVFLSEDYTITFASPCVKSENAFNLDSLGVTQKEIELNNSSFDDFISQLKPDIVVFDRFMMEEQFGWRVAENHPEALRILDTEDLHCLRKGREQAFKDKKPFNKTYLFRDIAKREIASIYRCDLSLIISEAEITILQNDFGVSENILHYLPFLVNGISEEKSKGLPSFKARKNFVTIGNFLHPPNLDSVRFLKEHIWPQITSKLKDAELHIYGAYANEKVKQYEDKKNGFIIKGYVDDVNEVMANAKVCLSPLRFGAGLKGKFFDAMHNGTPFITTTIGAEGIVDENSEQQFVTDLTENIVKHAVNLYQNEEIWLNQQEFGFKLLRKKYNKKLHTRRFLNKLEDAFTNKETNRLNNFLGSMLQHHSMQSTKFMSRWIEEKNKEYIKK, encoded by the coding sequence ATGCCTAAACTTTTAATCATAGGCTTTGTATGGCCAGAACCTAAGAGTTCAGCAGCTGGAAGCCGAATGATGCAGTTAATTAACGTTTTTTTATCAGAAGATTATACTATTACTTTTGCGAGTCCTTGTGTAAAATCTGAAAATGCATTTAATCTTGACTCTTTAGGAGTAACTCAGAAAGAAATCGAACTAAATAATTCTAGTTTTGATGATTTTATATCTCAGTTAAAACCAGATATTGTTGTTTTTGATCGTTTCATGATGGAAGAACAATTTGGTTGGCGAGTTGCTGAAAACCACCCAGAAGCGTTACGTATTCTAGACACCGAAGATTTACATTGTTTAAGAAAAGGTAGAGAGCAAGCCTTTAAGGATAAAAAGCCTTTTAATAAAACCTATTTGTTTAGGGATATTGCAAAGCGAGAAATAGCAAGCATTTATAGATGCGATTTGAGTTTAATTATTTCAGAAGCCGAAATAACCATATTGCAAAACGATTTTGGTGTTTCGGAGAATATATTGCACTATCTACCATTTTTAGTGAATGGTATTTCAGAAGAAAAAAGCAAAGGTTTGCCATCGTTTAAAGCGCGTAAAAACTTTGTAACTATTGGTAATTTCTTACATCCTCCAAATTTGGATTCTGTTAGGTTTTTAAAAGAACACATTTGGCCACAAATTACATCAAAATTAAAAGATGCAGAACTTCATATTTATGGAGCTTATGCTAATGAGAAGGTTAAGCAATATGAAGATAAAAAAAATGGCTTTATCATTAAAGGCTATGTAGATGATGTAAATGAGGTGATGGCGAATGCTAAAGTGTGTTTGTCTCCTTTGCGGTTTGGAGCTGGTCTAAAAGGTAAGTTTTTTGATGCCATGCATAATGGAACTCCTTTTATAACAACCACTATTGGAGCAGAAGGTATTGTCGATGAGAATAGTGAACAACAATTTGTAACAGACCTAACTGAAAATATTGTAAAACATGCAGTAAATCTATATCAAAATGAAGAAATCTGGTTGAACCAACAAGAATTTGGTTTTAAACTTCTAAGAAAAAAGTATAATAAAAAACTTCATACAAGGCGTTTTTTAAATAAGTTAGAGGATGCATTTACAAATAAAGAAACAAATCGTTTAAATAATTTTTTAGGAAGCATGTTGCAGCATCATAGTATGCAAAGTACTAAATTTATGTCGCGATGGATTGAAGAAAAAAACAAGGAATACATAAAGAAATAA
- a CDS encoding cupin domain-containing protein, whose product MNKQVIIICCALVLSMSCKQEQTLPDPYQAGWEGEKVCEVLEDNNELRVLKCTFPPGVGHDKHYHEPHFGYALVGGTFKIEEATGTREVSFPTGFSWSKEVVSQHQVQNVGDSTAVFLIIEYK is encoded by the coding sequence ATGAATAAACAGGTAATTATTATTTGTTGCGCGCTTGTTTTGTCAATGTCTTGTAAACAAGAACAGACTTTACCAGACCCTTATCAAGCTGGTTGGGAAGGCGAAAAAGTATGCGAAGTCCTTGAAGATAATAATGAGTTACGTGTTTTAAAATGCACGTTTCCACCAGGCGTAGGTCATGACAAGCATTACCATGAGCCACATTTTGGGTATGCATTGGTAGGAGGGACGTTTAAAATTGAAGAAGCTACTGGAACTAGAGAGGTTAGCTTTCCAACTGGGTTTTCTTGGAGTAAGGAGGTTGTTTCACAGCACCAAGTGCAGAACGTAGGCGATAGTACTGCAGTGTTTTTAATTATTGAGTATAAATAA
- a CDS encoding DUF4252 domain-containing protein — protein sequence MKKLVLILAIMVTPLMSFAQGGLFDKYEDMEGVGSGVVNSKMFQMISSIDIDMDDPDAAAMFEMIKKIKSLKFLTTGDKSISSQMAADVNKYISSSKLEELMRFKDGNQNVKFYVREGSSPNQVKELLMFVSGLDELTKDQNITINGEKREIETVIVSLLGDINLSEISKLTKSMNIPGGEHLKKAGDKKN from the coding sequence ATGAAAAAATTAGTATTAATATTAGCAATTATGGTAACGCCTTTAATGTCTTTTGCACAAGGAGGGTTGTTCGATAAGTATGAGGACATGGAAGGTGTAGGATCTGGAGTTGTAAACAGTAAAATGTTTCAAATGATTTCGAGTATCGATATAGATATGGACGATCCAGATGCAGCAGCAATGTTCGAAATGATAAAGAAGATTAAAAGTTTAAAATTCTTAACAACTGGAGATAAATCAATATCATCACAAATGGCAGCAGATGTAAATAAATACATTTCTAGTTCAAAACTGGAAGAGTTAATGCGTTTTAAGGACGGTAACCAAAATGTAAAATTTTATGTAAGAGAAGGTTCTAGCCCTAATCAAGTTAAAGAACTTTTAATGTTTGTAAGTGGTTTAGACGAACTTACAAAAGATCAAAACATAACAATTAATGGTGAAAAGCGTGAAATAGAAACTGTAATTGTATCTCTTCTTGGGGACATTAATCTTAGTGAAATTTCTAAGCTTACTAAATCTATGAATATTCCTGGAGGAGAGCATTTGAAGAAAGCTGGAGATAAAAAGAACTAA
- a CDS encoding nitroreductase family protein, translated as MEVADHILLNGYKHVLYDSVKLTQEESIKKSKAFYDWLETRRSVREYSSQDIPKEVIENIIKSASTAPSGAHKQPWTFCAVSNPELKHQIRLAAEVEERETYSKRMSERWRKDLAPLGTDTNKPFIDEAPWIIVGFKRVYEHDGDERYNNYYVNESIGIASGFLITAIHNAGLVTLTHTPSPMNFLTKLLGRPSNERAYLLLPIGYPKQPAYVPDLDRKPLGEVAVFYE; from the coding sequence ATGGAAGTAGCAGATCATATCTTACTAAATGGATACAAACATGTGTTGTACGATTCTGTAAAGTTAACACAAGAGGAATCCATTAAAAAAAGTAAAGCGTTTTATGATTGGTTAGAAACCAGACGCTCAGTGAGAGAATATTCTAGCCAAGATATTCCAAAAGAAGTTATAGAGAATATTATAAAATCGGCTTCTACAGCTCCATCAGGAGCGCACAAACAACCTTGGACATTCTGTGCTGTATCCAATCCTGAATTAAAGCACCAAATTAGATTGGCAGCCGAAGTTGAAGAACGTGAGACCTATAGCAAACGAATGAGTGAGCGATGGAGAAAAGACCTAGCGCCTTTAGGAACAGACACTAATAAACCTTTTATAGATGAAGCGCCTTGGATTATTGTAGGCTTTAAGCGTGTGTATGAACATGATGGTGACGAACGCTATAATAATTACTATGTTAACGAGTCTATTGGTATTGCAAGTGGGTTTTTAATTACAGCTATCCATAATGCTGGCTTAGTAACTTTAACACATACGCCAAGTCCTATGAATTTTCTAACAAAGCTACTAGGCAGACCAAGTAACGAAAGAGCGTATTTATTATTACCAATAGGATACCCTAAGCAACCAGCATATGTGCCAGATTTAGATAGAAAACCTTTAGGAGAAGTGGCTGTTTTTTATGAGTAA
- a CDS encoding RNA polymerase sigma factor: protein MTQAEFLNIVMPFKDKVFRLAKRILVSQEEAEDATQEILMKLWKNKLKISEYKNVEAFSMTMTKNFCLDKLKSKHSQNLKIVHSNYQDKNVSLQKQVELNDSVGWVSKIMEELPEQQKIILQLRDIEQYDFEEISKMLDMNQTAIRVALSRARKTLREKLTKTHSYGVK from the coding sequence ATGACACAGGCTGAGTTTTTAAATATAGTAATGCCTTTTAAGGATAAAGTATTTCGTTTGGCAAAGCGCATACTGGTTTCACAAGAAGAAGCCGAAGACGCTACCCAAGAGATCTTGATGAAGTTGTGGAAAAACAAACTTAAGATTAGTGAATATAAAAATGTAGAAGCATTTTCTATGACTATGACAAAGAATTTTTGTTTGGACAAATTAAAATCTAAGCACTCTCAAAATTTAAAGATTGTGCATAGTAATTACCAAGATAAAAATGTGTCATTACAGAAGCAAGTGGAGTTGAATGATAGTGTAGGTTGGGTTTCTAAAATAATGGAAGAGTTACCCGAACAACAAAAGATAATATTACAGCTAAGAGATATTGAGCAATATGACTTTGAGGAAATAAGTAAAATGCTAGACATGAACCAAACAGCCATTAGAGTCGCCTTATCAAGAGCAAGAAAAACATTAAGAGAAAAACTAACAAAAACACATAGTTATGGTGTTAAATAG
- a CDS encoding adenylosuccinate lyase, translating into MTNEELYKELSYVNHSRENRKKYALLVISSPELIPKVLDILFQVDDKISCRAAWLLEFVARENLDSILPYLDSFTKNMHTVHQDPAVRPVAKICEYLIEAYYHRDNNHAKEYLKAAHKEKIIELSFDYMITNQKVAAKAYSMNTLYLLGKEYDWIHPELAMILERDFNSGTAAFKARARHLLKKLKK; encoded by the coding sequence TTGACGAACGAAGAATTATACAAGGAATTATCTTATGTAAACCATTCTAGGGAAAACAGAAAAAAATATGCGTTGCTTGTTATTTCTAGTCCAGAGTTAATCCCTAAAGTTTTAGATATTTTATTTCAGGTAGATGACAAAATATCTTGTAGAGCAGCTTGGTTGCTAGAGTTTGTAGCTCGTGAAAATCTGGATAGCATTTTGCCTTACTTAGACAGTTTTACTAAAAATATGCATACTGTACATCAAGATCCTGCAGTACGTCCAGTAGCAAAAATTTGTGAATATCTCATTGAAGCTTATTACCATAGAGATAATAACCATGCCAAAGAGTATTTGAAAGCTGCTCATAAAGAAAAAATTATTGAGCTTAGTTTTGATTATATGATAACTAATCAAAAAGTAGCAGCTAAAGCATATTCTATGAATACATTATATTTATTAGGAAAAGAGTATGATTGGATTCATCCTGAATTAGCCATGATTCTAGAACGCGATTTTAACTCAGGTACTGCTGCATTTAAAGCCAGAGCAAGACATTTACTTAAAAAGTTGAAAAAGTAG
- a CDS encoding S41 family peptidase yields the protein MKFSKPLLCCLILTIITYSCFDDMDDNAISANEINDFVWKGMNAVYLYKDNIPDLANDRFSSTSEYADYLNSFSTPEELFESLIHQRQTVDRFSWIVDDYIALEQLFSGVSKRSGYEFDLYPIPGSATNVFGIVRLVLPNSNASDNNLTRGQVFTSIDGVTMTESNYRTLFSPDSYTMGFADYDDNGTPENLNDDIITPNGQNITLTKTVLSENPIFETAIIDVDGENLGYLMYNGFTSDYNSQLNTAFNNFKSSNVQHLVLDLRYNPGGSVLTASYLGSMITGQFNGEVFAKLVYNSDLQANNYDFEFESLIDNSEAINSLNLDKIYVLTTEDSASASEMVINSLSPYIEVIQIGDDTTGKSQASITVYDSSNLEREGANPNHTYAMQPLVANTLNKLNSSVPSNGLTPTITILENPANYGVLGNVNEPLLAAAIADIQGTGRFNFSALNKIKPKASSHNLIPYVNEMYIDQGILIDVQKNNIEQD from the coding sequence ATGAAATTTTCTAAACCCCTTTTATGTTGCCTTATATTGACTATAATAACTTATAGTTGCTTTGATGATATGGATGACAACGCTATATCTGCCAATGAAATTAATGATTTTGTTTGGAAAGGTATGAATGCTGTCTATTTATATAAAGATAATATTCCTGACCTTGCTAATGACCGATTTTCATCCACCTCAGAATATGCTGACTATTTAAATAGTTTTAGTACACCTGAAGAACTTTTTGAAAGTTTAATTCATCAAAGACAAACTGTAGATAGATTTAGTTGGATTGTTGATGATTATATTGCTCTCGAGCAACTTTTTAGTGGTGTCTCTAAAAGAAGTGGTTATGAATTTGATTTATACCCAATTCCTGGTAGTGCTACAAACGTATTTGGTATTGTACGCTTAGTGCTACCAAATAGTAATGCCAGTGATAATAACTTAACTAGAGGACAGGTTTTTACATCTATAGATGGAGTAACTATGACTGAAAGTAATTACCGCACATTATTTAGTCCAGATAGTTATACAATGGGTTTCGCCGATTATGATGATAACGGCACACCTGAAAACTTAAATGATGATATCATTACGCCTAATGGCCAAAATATTACACTCACTAAAACTGTACTTTCTGAGAATCCAATATTTGAAACTGCAATTATTGATGTTGATGGTGAAAATTTAGGATACTTGATGTATAATGGTTTTACTTCGGATTATAACAGTCAATTAAATACTGCTTTTAATAATTTCAAATCCAGTAATGTTCAGCATTTGGTACTAGATTTAAGATATAACCCAGGAGGTTCTGTACTAACAGCATCCTATTTAGGAAGTATGATAACTGGTCAATTTAATGGAGAAGTCTTTGCTAAATTAGTTTACAACAGTGATTTACAAGCTAATAATTATGATTTTGAATTTGAATCACTAATAGATAATAGTGAAGCTATAAACAGTTTGAATTTAGATAAAATCTATGTGCTAACCACTGAAGATTCTGCTTCTGCAAGTGAGATGGTTATTAATAGTTTAAGTCCATATATAGAGGTTATTCAAATTGGTGATGATACTACTGGAAAGTCTCAAGCCTCAATTACAGTGTATGATTCGTCAAATTTAGAACGAGAAGGCGCAAATCCAAATCACACTTATGCTATGCAACCTTTGGTCGCAAACACTTTGAATAAGCTTAACAGTTCTGTGCCTTCAAATGGATTAACTCCAACGATAACTATTTTAGAAAACCCAGCAAATTATGGTGTTTTAGGGAACGTAAATGAGCCTTTATTGGCAGCTGCAATTGCAGATATACAAGGTACTGGAAGATTTAATTTTTCTGCATTAAATAAAATAAAACCTAAAGCTAGCAGCCATAATTTAATCCCTTATGTTAACGAAATGTATATTGACCAAGGTATTTTAATAGACGTACAAAAGAATAATATTGAACAAGATTAA
- a CDS encoding DUF4252 domain-containing protein yields MNTSIKNIVASLLITATLISCGYGGETLQGYYVVNQEAPNFISVDIPVSFVNLDDAKLTDVQREAYESIDKLNMLGYRKTDDNIEEYKAELVKVQTILKDERYQELFRGGNSSDGKIIVKYIGTDTSIDELIIFGTMNEAGFGIIRVLGNNMEPAKIMKLGEVVNQMSSEENTVEDFMQFFRPGSSGSDIEDFSEVFD; encoded by the coding sequence ATGAACACATCAATCAAAAACATTGTAGCGTCACTTCTTATAACTGCAACTTTAATTAGTTGCGGTTATGGAGGAGAGACCTTACAAGGGTATTATGTTGTAAATCAGGAAGCACCAAATTTTATTTCGGTAGATATTCCAGTAAGTTTTGTCAATTTAGATGACGCCAAACTTACAGACGTACAACGAGAAGCGTATGAGTCTATAGATAAACTTAATATGCTTGGATACCGAAAAACTGATGATAATATTGAAGAATATAAAGCAGAGTTAGTAAAAGTACAAACGATTCTAAAAGACGAGAGATATCAAGAATTATTTAGAGGAGGAAACTCTAGTGATGGAAAAATAATTGTAAAATATATTGGGACTGATACATCTATAGACGAACTAATTATTTTTGGCACTATGAATGAAGCTGGATTTGGAATAATTAGAGTGTTAGGAAATAATATGGAACCAGCAAAAATAATGAAGCTAGGCGAAGTAGTTAACCAAATGTCCTCTGAAGAGAACACAGTTGAAGATTTTATGCAATTCTTTAGACCTGGTAGCTCTGGAAGTGATATTGAAGATTTTTCAGAAGTTTTCGATTAA